A window of the Thunnus albacares chromosome 15, fThuAlb1.1, whole genome shotgun sequence genome harbors these coding sequences:
- the yju2 gene encoding splicing factor YJU2 translates to MSERKVLNKYYPPDFDPSKIPKLKLPKDRQYVVRLMAPFNMRCKTCGEYIYKGKKFNARKETVQNELYMGLPIFRFYIKCTRCLAEITFKTDPENTDYSMEHGATRNFQAEKLIEEEEKRIQQEREEEELNNPMKVLENRTRDSKMEMEVLENLQELKELNQRQAQVDFEGMIDKYRELEKREKEREKEEDERETKEMLDRVLVKRLRDSDSESEEESSSTQSQRSSTDKPTDILTTDKPTEAQGTSAGGVKRAKVESWERSVGTLGGGGALGSLVVRKKPAAAVNKPSPVAAPAALSSRSDSKASTAGSTNASKPVTTQNGSSSLSLLGMYSDSDSNDSE, encoded by the exons ATGTCTGAAAGAAAAGTATTGAAT AAATACTACCCTCCGGATTTTGATCCATCCAAAATCCCCAAACTTAAACTCCCCAAAGATCGACAGTATGTGGTCAGATTGATGGCTCCGTTCAACATGAG GTGTAAAACATGTGGTGAGTACATCTATAAGGGAAAGAAGTTCAATGCAAGAAAGGAGACTGTTCAGAATGAACTGTACATGGGACTGCCCATCTTCCGTTTCTACATCAAATGTACTCGTTGTCTTGCTGAGATTACGTTTAAG ACCGACCCAGAGAACACAGACTACTCCATGGAGCACGGTGCGACACGAAACTTCCAAGCAGAGAAACTTattgaggaagaagagaaaagaatccagcaggagagggaagaggaggaactGAACAACCCCATGAAG GTGTTGGAGAACCGCACACGGGATTCCAAGATGGAGATGGAGGTTTTGGAAAACCTCCaggagctgaaggagctgaACCAGAGACAGGCTCAGGTGGATTTCGAGGGAATGATCGACAAGTACAGAGAGCtggagaagagggagaaggaaagggagaaagaagaggatgagagagaaacaaa AGAGATGTTGGATCGTGTCCTTGTGAAAAGACTCAGAGACAGTGATTCTGAGAGcgaggaggagagcagcagtACACAGTCACAGAGGTCCAGCACAGACAAACCAACAGACATTCTCACCactgacaaacccacagaggcACAG GGAACCTCAGCTGGAGGAGTGAAGAGGGCCAAGGTGGAGAGCTGGGAGAGGAGTGTGGGGACACTGGGCGGTGGTGGGGCACTAGGATCCCTGGTCGTACGAAAgaaaccagcagcagctgtaAACAAACCCAGTCCAGTGGCTGCgcctgctgctctctcctcaCGATCAG ATTCAAAGGCATCGACTGCTGGCTCCACTAATGCTTCAAAGCCTGTAACCACACAGAACGGCTCATCATCTCTCAGCCTGCTGGGGATGTATTCAGACAGCGACAGCAATGACAGCGAATGA
- the LOC122998187 gene encoding cocaine- and amphetamine-regulated transcript protein-like: protein MVSARALLLAATCCCAYLWLARAEDSSLETRALDFPLKTQQEKDLIDALQEVLEKLRSKEMPLEKKLGWLPSCDAGEPCAVRKGARIGTLCSCPRGTSCNFYVLKCL, encoded by the exons ATGGTCAGCGCACGGGCTCTCCTCCTCGCGGCCACCTGCTGCTGCGCCTACCTGTGGCTCGCCCGTGCAGAGGACTCCTCGTTGGAGACGCGCGCGTTGGATTTCCCGCTTAAGACCCAACAGGAGAAAGACCTG ATTGACGCTTTGCAAGAAGTTCTGGAAAAGCTGAGGAGCAAAGAGATGCCCTTAGAGAAGAAACTGGGCTGGCTGCCGTCG TGTGACGCAGGGGAGCCATGCGCCGTGCGTAAAGGCGCTCGTATCGGCACGCTGTGCAGCTGCCCCCGGGGGACTTCCTGTAACTTTTATGTTCTAAAATGTTTGTGA